The Ziziphus jujuba cultivar Dongzao chromosome 1, ASM3175591v1 genome segment taaaggaagcacgtgatttgATGTATGCGGTACACCCCGAAAGTGTGAGGATGTATCGGACGCTCACTAAGTAAtattggtggtttggcacgataaaggaagttacAGAATTCGAATCAAGGTGCTCAAGTTTAAGTTTCCAACAAGTGAAAACGGGAAGCAGAAACGTTCAGGGTAGCTTCAACCCTTGTCTATCCCCGTGTGTGGAAGTGGGAGCGACCCAATATGGATTCCGTATACAAGCTTTTCCCCATAGTGAAAAGGTATAATGACATTTGGATAATAATCAACCAACTAAGTCAGAGTACTTCCTATCTATGTGAGAGTGGTTCTCACCAGAGTTAACAAATACACTAGAGCGAGGCTCGACTACTGCATTGTCTTCCACCCTAGGCcaatggacaagcagagtgcaaAAGTTCATACTTTGGAAGTTATGCTGAGACCGTGCATTATGTAATGTCGGAATGAAGTAGGAATAAGCAATTGTCGTTTATAAGGTTCGTTGTAATATTAGctaccaagcgagcatcgaggtgtcttcgtatgagattctatatggaaggcagtgttaaaccccactatattggagtgaagtaggtgGGGAGAAGCACCACACAATGACCAACATGAATTGGATGTGAACACCTACGGATCACTATGAATAAGGAAAAGGCCATTCAAGAAAGTTGAAAGCTGCTCAAGATTGACCAATTAGTTAAGCCGACCTGCATGGAAAGAGACCCTGAACTTGAAGTCCGAGATTGAGTTTTTTTGAAATCATCTCCGTAGAAGAGAGTCGTACGCTTTGGTTGGTAGAGAGAGCTAAGTTCTCATTATCTTGGTTTCTACGAGGTTAGCGAAAGAATTGGTGTTGTAATGTACAAGTTAGCATTTTTGGAAAAGTTAACACAGGTATGTGATGTATTTCGCGCATCGGAGCTACAAAAGGACATCGAAGACCtgtcatgtaaggagcgaccaGTGCAGAGTTTGAatcatgaagaatgcgtatgggtcaataaaactattttctcaagtcaaaagtctcgtggtgaattaatctagtccagaaagcgacgtggaagctcgaggcacaaattcgcaatcaatattcttatgcgtttCTGTGACGTataaaatttcgaggatgaaatttttgtaaggggagaagattgtaacaccccgtctcgaagtacaccgaaaatttttcaaatttgaccaaggttgaccgggttacattaatacatgtatgggaatataatagccctcaggcaagttacattaatatatgtatgggaatataatagccctcaggcaagttacatcaataccatcatcattaaaaggtttgttatagttttttttttttttttttattgttaatgtgatgttgttttacctttctttctatgttacgcattggcatatttaaagtgtatttgacatgtgtagcactaagtgagtggtgtgggcggacgagaatctatgatggtatattttgattggttatttactaaattaattccattatatgccttttatttaatttgttttcaaagttctgccatttgtggaattaaattgaagtaatgtgggaggaataaagggatgtatatagaagtgtgttttcagtgtaggaaatttttggcaagtccaacccttaggggaggttctaccagATTTTCttttggaaggtccggtagggtttccctgggatcagggcttgtctagggttccggtgaagaattttagacgggtcttgacaatcttccatttctcatctaccctcatttctcattaactgtcgaataaaATGGATAACATTTTGCATGTTggtgcatttaacacacattaggtgACTTGTGGgggctaaaaaattggtaaaatgtgataaccatagaggtttcggtaattaccgatgaaacctacgataatttttccaacaactacaaattgattaccataggctttattggtaattaccgaaggccctatagtaatcaaatttttgtgccaatttgagaactttttcagaacttttggggttttttctctttaggatcattgaaaatgtatattttgcatgttgttgcatttaacatacattaagggacttgtaagggccaaaaaattggtaaaatatgattactataggggtttcagtaattaccaacaaaatctacggtaattttttaagcaaggacaaattgattaccgtaggtttcatcagtaattaccgaagaccctatggtaatcaaatttttgtgccaatttgagaactttttcataactttttgggttttttctctttaagatcattgaagaaagtatattttgcatgtttttgcgtttaacacacattaggggacttgtggaggcaaaaaaattgataaaatgtgataaccataggggtttcagtaattatcgatgaaacctacgataatttttccagcaactacaaattgattatcgtaggtttcattggtaattaccgaagaccctatggtaatcaaatttttgtgccaatttgagaactttttcagaacttttggggttttttctctttaggatcattgaaaaatgtatattttgcatgttgttgcatttaacatacattaagggacttgtaagggccaaaaaattggtaaaatatgattactataggggtttcagtaattaccaacaaaatctacggtaatttttcaagcaaggacaaattgattaccgtaggtttcatcagtaattaccgaagaccctatggtaatcaaatttttgtgccaatttgagaactttttcataactttttgggttttttctctttaagatcattgaagaaagtatattttgcatgtttttgcgtttaacacacattaggggacttgtggaggCAAAAacattgataaaatgtgataaccataggggtttcagtaattatcgatgaaacctacgataatttttccagcaactacaaattgattatcgtaggtttcattggtaattaccgaaggccctatggtaatcaaatttttgtgcccatTTGAGAACctttttagaacttttgggattttttctctttaggatcattgaagaaagtatattttacatgttgttgtatttaacacacattaggagacttgtgggcaccaaaaaattggtaaaatatggttaccacaggggtttcagtaattatcgatgaaacctatggtaatttttccagtaaggacaaattaattattgtaggttacatcagtaattaccaaagaccctacggtaataaatttttttttggcaatttgagaactttttcagaattttttagattttttctccttaggattgttgaagaatgtatattttgcatgttgttgcatttaacacacattaggggacttgtgggggccaaaaaattggtaaaatgtgataaccataggggtttcggtaattactaatgaaacctacgataatttttccagcagcTACAAATTGATtgtcgtaggtttcatcggtaattatcgaaggtcctatggtaatcaaatttttgtgcccatttgagaactttttcataacttttgggattttttctcttaaggatcattgaagaaagtatattttgcatgttgttgcatttaacacacattaagggacttgtgggcgctaaaaaattggtaaaatgtgattaatacagaggtttcggtaattaccgatggaaccTACGCTAAGTTttccagcaaggacaaattgattaccgtaggttgcatcggtaattaccgaagaccctacggtaataatgttttttagcaatttgagaactttttttgaactttcgagattttttctccttacgATCATTGacgaatgtatattttgcatgttgttgcattaaCACatattatgggacttgtgggggccaaaaaattggtaaaatgtgataaccacaagggttttggtaattgccgatgaaacctacggtaatttttctagcaagggCAAATTAATtgccataggtttcatcggtaattaccaaagtcctatggtaatcaaatttttttgccaatttgattacgttttcaaaatttttggtgATTCTATTCACGGCTTCTCCAGCCTCCTTGACgcagatttttcaaaagaaacatTGGCGAGCAacgtcaaaaacttaaaaacacccacaaatcctagtagaatcggaacaaaaccaccatttgctaaagacccagattcttccgatccaccattcaagtatttctgAAGCAGCAGAGAAGAAACAACCACAAGTGAGAAGGTAAAAGCATTTCGATACTCGTAGAAATAAAGGCGGGATTGAAGATGGGCATTGTCGAGCATTAGCCTGAAGATCTGAGCATTGCTTTCTTCAAACTCAAACTTGTTGTCTTTAGATTTggtcctctttctaatctcaaCATTGGTTTTTGATAAGAACCCAGAAGCCAAATCGGAGGAGCCACAAAAAGTTTCCttatattaaatctaaaataaaggatatataggtcttttaaaatttttttaaggatgtaatggatattaaagggttaaaaaaaaaaaaaaccaatgaagGGGTATATATTATCACAGCCCTTCTAAAAAGGAcattggaccaaattccccaATGTAGCCCAATTCTTTTTGGGTATAAATAGAGTACCCCAATAACCATTGAAAAATATTCACCTGTGTATCCTAGTCCAAACTACAGGCAAGAACAAGTACTGATAAAACACCCATGCAatgtgtcacggtcctacatttatGCAGCGGAAATAGACCATGCGGCACCAAGACTCTCTAGTCAAGGCCAGCCTTCTCACTATCCAAGTTCATCTATCAACCCATCTGATATCCAATCGTACACCCCTGAGGTTCACCGACGTGAACTACTCTAGCGAGTCACGCATATAGGCGACTATGATTGCTTCCTGGCATCAAGGCCATTAGCGTAGAAGCTCGCCCCATCTATAGGTTCTCATAGTCATCAAGGCTCACGCCGCCCAACAAGCTAGCCTAATGGCCTCATGCCCACTCGGTAGCCTGCAGCTCGaccttgtgccaagatctagccggCAATCCAACTCTCCATTcaggccttggtccatgcataTCCCGAATAGTACCCGACCCTGAGGCATGCACACTAGCATCGTGCCAACATACTACCCAAGGTAGCAACATAAGAtcggaagcccacatatgaatgccCCACACTAGCACGGTGACGCCCCGTCTGTGCCTGCTTAACTTCCAACCCTCTTGAGTGAGGCAGAACCCGATCCCCCACTCAATGGCACGTTTGCTATAGCCTTGTAACAAAGACCTACGTGTGTCTTTAGCATAGCCGATAggaaacggcatagcgaatgctacactcagCCTCtggcacaggagtgacgcgcaataccagctcgtaGCACCTACCGGTATTGTCCTCGGGCCTCTcggtccctcggagacataagaccACCTCTGTAGCACCTTATGTCcaccccatggcttgccgtcacccatgggaggctcgcgtaacccaagctcgaagccggagccgggggccgtgaaGAGACAGATACGGACCACCCctttaaagagcttattgagccatttcctttctggcagcaACAGATATCACTttatgcgaggaatcataatagagttttctctagcaaacctttaTACCTTGGCCCGCCATTCGACATGCACCATCCTACTGACATTCTTAAGAGATTTCCATGACCCGAGATTGAAGATCCCgatcttcaaatatttacaaaaatgccACTAGACCATTCCAAAGGTGCAGACCGTCACACAATGCATGAGCAAGGTTGATTGACCCATTATCATTTCCTACAACATTATTTTGAGGGACACAAGAAATTATAGAATTTGGGGTCACCAAACATTCAATAATACTCTTAAACCAGGTTCGTTCCTCCCTATCTTATGACCAAAACCATTCTAATACTTGGGAAGCAACgggatttttcaatatttgCTGTAATACATGAAATGTATAATGTCTAGTCATGCCCAACCCAACCTTAAGAGGCAGTTCCACTCAAAATACCAATgcttacaaaattgaaaactgCTACTGGAGTAAACCATAGCATAATGTGAAAGAACCAAATTTTTTGTTGTCTAATGGAAGCAGCAATTATTTAGAAGATTGAATAAATGGGTCTAAACTTCATAGAAGACAGAATCATGGTTTTGAAGTTTCAGCATAAGCCGAGCCAGAAGTAATGAAATTTCAGCTCTATGACGGAAAACTTAGTCTACACTTTCCCCATCAGccgaaaacaaaataattataacacaACTAGAACAGTATAAGATTAGCTACAGCATGAGTTATGCAACTTGAATTGAATATAAACCATTCCCTAAAAGACTTCCAGCAACTAGCTAAGGCAGCACAACAAAGTCCTAACCTCAAGCAGTATAGGTTTCCCCATATCAGTATCAAAATCAGAATCAGAATAATAGTGCGTGATCATTTCACATCCAATTTGAAGACCAAAATTTATCCTAAAGCTATTTACAGAAACATAGTCTCAGAATCTCAATAACCAATCAAATAGACTGTAATGATAAAAACCATACGAAAACTTGCAGGCTCAACtctttaaagaaaagaaattttattgatGGTTGAAGAATTgaaagcaacaacaacaacaacaacaaccacaaCTTGAAAACAAAATGTAGCCCAATAAAACACCAACCAAAATTTTTAGCATTATACACAACTACACAATCcctaaaaagaaatgaaatttagGGCTTCAAACAACACCTTCAACTAATATAGGTttttcatcatcttcctcttcctcctcctcctcctcgtcACCGCCATTGCCACCGACATTCTTCAACTTCTTGTCCTCAATCTCTAGCCCTTGCAATCCTTCCACACAAGCCTTTCCTCTTTCCCCCAGTCCCACTCCACCAACCACCACCTTATCTTCCTTCTCCTCATCGCCGCGCAAAACCATGTCGTCTCCGCCTACATCCACCGCTCCACCGCCTTTCTTGGCGCCGCATGGTCCCGGAGCCTCAGGCTCCGGACAAACTCCGACCACCTTGTCGGCCCGATCCTTGGCTACTGGCCACGGGTCGTTGACGCAATTTCCGTCGGCGTCCTCGTCCTCATCGGAGGAGAGAAACGAAGCGGCGCGGGATTTTACGGCGGTGGCTGCCTTGAAGAAAGCTTCTTTGATGGAGTCCCGCGGAAGGGCACAGTCTTCAAGGCCCGCATCCTCGAGGCGTGGTGGAAGGATTTGGTGAAGCAATCCACCTTCTTGTTCCTTTGTAGTCTCCATGGATGAATCTCAGCCGAAGCTTCAACCAGTGTTTTTTGCTAAATGGCAACCCTGTTCCCATTCTGTTACTTAAATAAGGGgtaatttctattttctttttacagCGGTAATTATTAACTCCATGAggtttttaagaataaaaaaattccttATTTGTGTTACAAAtatttatcataataatataattttttttaattaattgaggtatcttttaaaaaaattgtcatgttaaaaaataatatttatttttttttgggtgaacaaaattctaaaaaattgatataacaTGGGTGTATCAAACTATTTTTTATGGAGTGTTTGAATAATGATAAAgttaatagaaatttaaaattttgttggaaattgaaatttttttttgtttggatcatttaaaaaaaaaaatttgtaagacTAGCAGAATAAATATCACAATGtgtgaaagttaaaaaaaaaacagtaaatttttctaaaaaaatatcattttaaaattttttgtgaaattagttttacatattttttaaatacaattttaacttttaattttaatatacaaatttatttaattatttataaatcctattttttctataattaaccaaacattATAAAAAGAATACCAAAAAAACACATTCTCTGAAAATTAAATCTCAAAAAACTGATTTTCAGAAACCAATTTCTTtcaatactttttcttttaccaaACACCCATTAGTGTCTAGTGAATTAATACTTTTTCAGAATGGGTGTTTGGTAAAAGAAAATGGCGAAATGCCTTTTTCTTTATGATACAAAATAGAATAAACCCAACCCTGTATCATTCATTGTTGTTAAAATGGACACCTAACTTATAAGTCAGTAATTTTAAGCACGTACGGAATCCAAGGAACAAAGAGCATTAAAGAATTCTTTTAACATTCACAACCTGAAGACCTTTGCTGCCGTCCACCACTTGCAACATCAATTGTGTCAGGCAGGTATCTTTAATCATCAACAAACAAAACCCATCAGCAAACTGAGTAAAATTGAGCATACAACTAAAAATATCGTacttgtataaaaaaataaaaaataaataataaatactcaTATTCAGGGTAGATTTCTTCCCCGTGAAGGGTAGGGGTGGGAATGCACACTAGTTTCAATTATAGTTTTTTATCATCTCAACTAAAGAAAATGCAACACAACCAATATTACATTAGAGTAAAGAACACATACATTTCTTCTTCAGGTTCATTCTTGAGTGCGTTTTTGGCTATACATTGGAAAGCAGCATCAACATTGAATCCTTCTTTTGCAGATGTCTCAAAGTATGGTATGTTTCCCTTAGAAGCACACCATGCCTTTGCTTTCTTCTCAGAAACCTACAACCAGAAGATCAAAATACAAACATAATAAGCAAgaaataaaataccaaaaacaatatttcattaaaaaacagAGAATCACAACTGACTAAAAGACAACTTACCACCCGGCTATTCCCTCCATCAACATCTATCTTGTTCCCCAGGACCACAAATGGAAAGTTTTCAGGGTCTGATGGACTTGCCTGATcatcaaatcaacaaaaacaaaacacctAAGTCATTTTCTTCTTatgtatttgtaaaatttatgaAGCCAATCCAGTGGCAATTACCTGAATCAGAAACTCTTCACGCCAGTTGTTAAGATTATCAAATGATTTCATAACATTCACATCATAGACAAGAACACAGCAATCTGCACCACGATAGAAAGCCACACCAAGACTTTGAAACCTCTCTTGCCCAGCAGTATCCCAAATCTACACATAACACAGGTAAAGAAAAGGAGTCAACTTTAAAATGTATTAAGTATACTATCTAGCATGTTTTCTAACTGAAAGCTATTTGTTTTGGCAAGCATCACTGAACATTAGATTTATGCGATCAAGCACGGCTGATCAAAAACAGAACACCAGATAATACTACTACACCACTGAATAGAACTAAATATATTTCGTTTATTAATAAGTATCTCTGCAGCATCACTGTATTAATAAGATGAACAAACAAAGATTTCACAAAACC includes the following:
- the LOC107404973 gene encoding uncharacterized protein LOC107404973 translates to METTKEQEGGLLHQILPPRLEDAGLEDCALPRDSIKEAFFKAATAVKSRAASFLSSDEDEDADGNCVNDPWPVAKDRADKVVGVCPEPEAPGPCGAKKGGGAVDVGGDDMVLRGDEEKEDKVVVGGVGLGERGKACVEGLQGLEIEDKKLKNVGGNGGDEEEEEEEEDDEKPILVEGVV
- the LOC107404922 gene encoding ras-related protein Rab7; protein product: MASRRRMLLKVIILGDSGVGKTSLMNQYVNRKFSNQYKATIGADFLTKEIQFEDRLFTLQIWDTAGQERFQSLGVAFYRGADCCVLVYDVNVMKSFDNLNNWREEFLIQASPSDPENFPFVVLGNKIDVDGGNSRVVSEKKAKAWCASKGNIPYFETSAKEGFNVDAAFQCIAKNALKNEPEEEIYLPDTIDVASGGRQQRSSGCEC